The Quercus lobata isolate SW786 chromosome 9, ValleyOak3.0 Primary Assembly, whole genome shotgun sequence region CCCAAAATCACTCAAgctaaaaatgtgtaaatttgcaAAGTTGCTACGGAGTAAATTTACACCGGCAATATTCACTTAGCATAtagtttttcattctttctttatgtatcCCAAGGCTGAAGGAAGAGAGTAGATGATGGTTATTGTGCGAGGAAAGagtaacaattaaaaaaaataaagaaaaattgatattttaatgtaatgtagcataaaatagataatctaatgtattgtgttttgaaaagtgagtatataaaatagaaaaagtaggtttaatgctaaaatagatGGAATTTTTTGCATGGGCTGAAGCGAATGCTCTTAACTTTTTGGTCAAAAAGGAGATACATTTATAGTAGTGAAGTATAATTTTCTTCATTAACCATTGTGGGTGTAAGTAAAAGTATCTAACTTTAaatatgtatttgttttttattttttatttttttctttcagatTGGTTTGGATAAAGGTTCACATGGAAAACAGATTGATTTCACGGTTCAGGTTTTGCtatcccaaaatttttgttgcTTAATGATTTTGTAAGTTGTTTTCTCTTCATGGGTCCTGATGTTTGTTTCTGACCTCTTCACTTTGCCACATTCCATGAGTTGTGTTCATGTTAGGCATAATAGAACAAAAGGGCCAGTCTCAGTCCATTTATAATTGACAAattaatccaaatttttttagtggaaGCCATGTTAGATTTATAGCTTATGTCAATTAAACGCGTGGAATGcagatttagttttgtttagtCCGGTACTCTTTTTTGACTTGGTGTTATAGGGAACTCTCCATGTGTATTTGTTACAAGTCTCCTTCAtgaaaaattcacaaaaatgcTGTACATAGAGTGGTTTTTGAGATATGTTATTTGATGCCCATTGAATAATGTCTAATATCCTTTTCCCAGcagacattttttttctttgttattggCTCAAACTTGTATTAGTATtggaaaaaattgaacttttacTGTAATTCATGGTATTTATGTTTAGTGCTATAATTTTAATCAACAAAGGACAGAATTGCTTGTGGAAGTTCTTGAAATTATTTGCATTTAACCGTGCCCCTTTTGAAAATTCCCAAGTACACGtaaatattagtttattttatgcCAAATGCCAATCTTTCTGTAACCACAAAAtgataaacaaaacaaaagggaaagtACTTCCCCTTCTGGCCTTTCATTGACTTTTTGTTGTCTTTACAGATTAGTTATTACCATCCGTAGCTGTAAAAAGAATTGCAACAAGCATAAATATAACAGACTCGTGTTATTAGACATGCTCATTTATGTTGTGTTATACTGACAAGGAGATGTCTgcagttccttttttttttcaaactctGTTGTCTGACAGAAGCTattgtttcttctttcttttatttttttccccttttccgTAACTGTTTAATGGATACACATTTGATTTTAGAGGTGCTTGTTGGACTGTATTATagtcataattatttattccaGATTGAAGTGTTCCGGCAACAACTTGAGCTTGCAAAAGAGTTGAAAAGGCCAGCATCCATTCATTGCGTTCGTGCATTTGGCGATCTTCTTCAGATAATGAAGTATGCTTCTTAATGTTATTtgtaataatttgaattttgtacttagaaattatagggaGGATAACTGGAAAAGTAATATGGTGTTAACTAATGGCCTTAATGAGACTCTGCGGTCCTTGACGGCAGGGTCAGATCTCTAAAATACAAATAGAATATGCATTTTAGTTGCCTCGCAGTGATTTCTTGAATGGAAATGGGTGTTCATGCTGAGCtctcttatttgtttttatttgtggtttGGATATTGCATTtgcaaatttgtattttctaggcattttcattcaaattttttatctaGACATTGCCtttcaatttttacttttatttttattttttgttctctgtaCTTTTTCATCCTTTGTTTGTTGCCCCCATGCTTTATTGCTAATCTTCATATCGATTCTCCTTCATGTCTCTCCGGAAACTTAAAATATAGTTGTGAATCAAAAGAAGCTAAAATTCATGAGCTTTCATATCTCGCTTCTTTATGATGCTTACTTCTCCTATTTGTCTTCCAATGAGAGGATTGGAGCTTCAAGGGAAATAATATTTGTTTCTGATCTTCATATTGATTCTCCTTCATGTCTCTCTGAAAACTCAGTTTTTAGTTGTGAATCAAAAAAAGCTGAAATTCATGAGCTTTCATATCTCGCTTCTTTATGATGCTTACTTCTCCTATTTTTCTTCCAATGAGAGGATTGGAGCTTCAAGGGAAATAATATTTGTTTCTAATCTTCATATTGATTCTCCTTCATGCCTCTCTGAAAACTCAGTTTTTagttgtgaataaaaaaaaagctgaaattCATGAGCTTTCATATCTCACTTCTTTATGATGCATACTTATCCTTTTTGTCTTCTAGTGAGAGGATTGGACCTTTAAGTGAAACAATATATGTTTCTACTAATCCCCACCTTCTTAGCCAAGTTGATACAAAAATCCAAAGCTTTGCCAAGGCCTTGTTTTCCCTCATCTGTATTTTGTGCAAATATAGCAATGAGTTAACAGTCATCTTATCTTTTCTCGCTTCTTATGCTTGCATAACTTCAGATGAGGAAGGAATAGAAGAAATAACTGAACCATATTAGCTACAATTAGGCATATTTGCATGgaaaaaatcatgaaatatgTTATGGTGCCTTTGGATATTTTGCTTGATTTGGGAGATAAATTTCTTGCCTCCTTGTTTTAGTTATTTGCAGAATATCATGATGTGCTGCTATCTTACATTTTGATGTTTGCTCTCTAATATTTACACTACCTAATGCATACTCTTTCGTTATTCCCAATAAGATAGCTTGGTAACAAATCACTTCTTCCAAAGCGCGCCCTATTCTTTCCACCCGCAACAATTCAATCAATTCTCCGGGTGAAAAAACATTAGACATTCCCTCTTTTGAAACCAACACATTTGATGTTTCCCCTTGGCCATGAACCCCCTTTGTATTTTTGATTCACTCAACTATTCAACTACTAATTCATCAGCTAATATATTTCTGAAAAATCGAAAACTAAGTGATAGGGGTTTTGTGAAATCTTCTAAAATATTAATGGGTAAAAGGCTATCTGTTGCGGGTCGAAGACTCCTTGTCATTCCCCTTCTTCTTCGAACTCCGATTTGTATTATTCATAAAGAAATATCTGATCAACGATAGAACAAGATCCAATTTGCATCGTATCTAAGGGATTCCGAGATCCACATCTATAAATTGAAAGGTCCGAATGATCAAACATCTCAGAGATGGATAGAAAGGTAGGAATTTATCGAACGAACTGCACTCCTTCATATATGTTACTAAATTTATACCGTCCGCTATCACATATATGATTAGGtcaagccaaaacaaaatactttttcttGTTAGGTGGGATCCATTGGACATAGgtccaaattttcaattaaggCATATATCTAGACTTTAGAGGGctcttttatatatttcttggACAGAGTCTTGTGCATTAGCTTTCCTCAAGTCCTCAAGTTTGGTATCCTTAATACTAGCATCACTCCCTGTTTTTCACCCTTTTTCTCAAATGTGTTATATTACGGTATGACTTTCAAAACTTGGATAACTagtgtttttgttatttatttttggacCTCAGTCTGAATTTGAATAGAAATGTCttgttatttattcttaaaCTCAACTATCAGTACTATGTTTAAAGAAAcacttttagaaaaatataaagacactctcaaaaacaaatttaaaaaactaaataataagtTACAACTAGCTGTAGCCCAAATGGCACTCCACCCATGGTGGTGCTGAGAAGTCGTAGGTTCTATCTTCAGAGTGTACTTTACTAAAGAGAagtgaaaaatcaaattttttttgcgtataaaagaaactaaatattaagttatataaaaataaacattaacaAGCATCCTAGATTAAAAAGAAGCAAGCACCCAAAAAGttattgaatttattatatGGAAATGCCACATCTTctatatgaatatttttttcaaaataatttttatctatAGCATCCTCCTTGCTTGTATAATGCTTAATTCTTCTAAATAAAAGAGAGACATTTCTAACAGGCTAACAGTAAGTCATCTCTCAAACAAGTGTGTAAGTTCTACTtctatatatatcaaattttcgttctttctttctttatatatatatatatatatatatatatatattatgtatcCTAATTAAACTTGATTCCtcataaaatcgagttcaatctGTTTATAATCAATTTTGGATCTGATCTTGACCTTGGGATTAATTGGTATTAGATCTGAtttaattagatcaaatttaGACTTTAATCCAACCCATTGACAAGACTGCTTATTGATTCTTTATGGTCTATTGTTTCTTTTTGCATCTCTCCCATGataatttcaaaatcatatCATAACATATGCAGATAAAGTCTGGCTTCAAGCCGTTTATTTTTTGATCTATCTGTGGCTTGTACATCTCTACTTCTAACAAGTACTTGCTCTCTATCTATATATTGTTGTATCTTCAGATCTATGGGACCTTTTCCTGCTGGCTTTATTCTTCATTCGTACTTGGGCTCAGGTGAAATGGTACCAGAATTTGCCAAGCTTGGTGCTTACTTTTCATTCTCTGGATTTCTTATGTCCTTAGAAGCTCGGAAAGCAAAGAAAATGTTAAAGGCGGTTAGTTGATCTATTCtttttttacctatcaaaagaAAAGCTATGGTTAACAAATATATCGTTGACTGCTATTACTATATggctttgattttattttttggcaaatgCAGAAAATTTTAGTGATTCCAATTCCTTTTGTAGGTACCTTCTGAAAGGATTTTATTGGAGACAGATGCACCTGATGCACTACCAAAGTCAGAACTAGGTTCACTGTTTCTGATTGATGGAGATCCTTCCATCCCTGAAGAGCTCCAACGGCAAGGGGGAAAATTAAGCACTTCAAGTGATCTGACCCGTGATGAAAAAGATGCATCAACACTGCCAAAAGAGACATTTAATCATCCAGCAAACATTCAGAATGTGCGCGCCTCTTGCTTTCACACCCATTTTTTCCTATTAAATGCATTAGCTTATTTTGTATATCTGTCTTTATGCCATCTTTGACTGATTAATTACCTTTCCTTTGCAGTAGagcaaatcaatttttagtttttggcaTGCTCTTTTCCACCTTGACTCAGGTAGAACTAGGGTGAATGATAAATAAGGGTGTAAAAAGGCAGTTCAAAGAGACTAAGTGCCAtatgagaaaaaattacaaaactttttgaCAATTAGTGGAATGGAGAGTCGCGTAGGTCTGGCCTGTTCCCAGAATTTGATGGGAAGATACATGCATATTAAAagggtaaaataaaaataaaaagaacttttgaaattaaaaaccaaTACGTAGAGGGAAAGAGTGGAAAGCAATCTCTTGCTTTACTGTGGGATATAGGAtagatatggtttttttttttggggggggggggggggggggggttgtgcATAAAACTGCAaattgcctctctctctctcttaatgaTTGATGATGAGGGCCCTTGAAATTACTGACGCTATAGCAAAAGGAAATTGGCCTAGCCATCCTCAACTAGTTGAGTGGTAAGAGCATTTTGGTTCTATGAAATCACTAgaagttattttgatattaaatatatagggGATGGAGGGGAAGGATCATGGGTTCAATCTTATTTGGTTACAAGAGTAGTATTTAcctataaaaatcatatataatacCTAGTACATGCTTACCTGTTAAGTATTTTTGGAAGATATTAATATACTGTAGTCATACAAGACTTTGACAAGTGCTAAACATGGTTAAAGGTGAAGTTGAAATTAGATAACATTTTTGGGGTTCATGATACTACTTTGGGCAAGTAACAAGGGTTCTCCCACAATTCATGGTAATAGGAAATGCTCTCATTTCTTGTTAGggtatttagaatatttttcataattctaCATTTGAGTACTGATCCTAGGCTATCTCTGTACTGTTTTTTCTGTAACGTATCctcacaaaataaatattagatCTCAAGGTTCAAATATTGTAATTCCTTACCTGCCTTTTCAGGTACTCAGTTATGTTGCATCTTTTCTTGATATGACCAAGGAAGAACTTGCAGAGATTAGTTACAAGAATGCAGTGCACCTGTTCTCTTATGATGGTTCAAAAGTACTCCAAGAAAATTAATTACAGTTTTTCATTATATACAAGTACCAGgaacaaaaatgttttttccttttaacttATTTGTTATCTAAAAATGTAATATACATACCACCTCCTGGATTGTCATACAAAACTATTATTGcttcaaaatcaaattatatgcaATACTGCCGTGCATCTTTTATCTTTCAGCACTTTAATAGAACCCAAAGAATTATTTCTTTTTGAGAACACCCTATAAATCTTCTGATGTTTCTGGGACACGGTCACAAGGACAGGTCTGCCTGTCCCAGAAAGAGCATGCTTCGAGTGATTGGGTTTCTTTAGGGCTACTGTGAATTTGCAGGatgtttttggtaattttagttcTGCATTGGCATTGAAATTGTTGATGCAAACAGCTGATGTGGATGACAGGTTTATCCTAGCCAGTGCTGTTTTTATATTAGCCATTTTAACGTTCATGTATGGTGTACTGGGAAGATAATGGGTCTGATTTTTTGTGAGTTGTCATTTGTACTTTGCAATTCTTAGTTCTTACTTCTTGCTCAAGTTAAGGTCAGCCAGAATTTTTTGTACATATCCTGGTGGTTAGTGCTGTGGATATGCAA contains the following coding sequences:
- the LOC115960888 gene encoding uncharacterized protein LOC115960888 isoform X2, whose product is MMKLFDAHCHLQDPRIISKAPELIATALDTGVVRFAVNGVSEKDWHLVKQMGENYPSVIPCFGLHPWFVAERTPNWFNTLKECLESTPSAAVGEIGLDKGSHGKQIDFTVQIEVFRQQLELAKELKRPASIHCVRAFGDLLQIMKSMGPFPAGFILHSYLGSGEMVPEFAKLGAYFSFSGFLMSLEARKAKKMLKAVPSERILLETDAPDALPKSELGSLFLIDGDPSIPEELQRQGGKLSTSSDLTRDEKDASTLPKETFNHPANIQNVLSYVASFLDMTKEELAEISYKNAVHLFSYDGSKVLQEN
- the LOC115960888 gene encoding uncharacterized protein LOC115960888 isoform X1 — translated: MMKLFDAHCHLQDPRIISKAPELIATALDTGVVRFAVNGVSEKDWHLVKQMGENYPSVIPCFGLHPWFVAERTPNWFNTLKECLESTPSAAVGEIGLDKGSHGKQIDFTVQVLLSQNFCCLMIFHNYLFQIEVFRQQLELAKELKRPASIHCVRAFGDLLQIMKSMGPFPAGFILHSYLGSGEMVPEFAKLGAYFSFSGFLMSLEARKAKKMLKAVPSERILLETDAPDALPKSELGSLFLIDGDPSIPEELQRQGGKLSTSSDLTRDEKDASTLPKETFNHPANIQNVLSYVASFLDMTKEELAEISYKNAVHLFSYDGSKVLQEN